The Pseudoxanthomonas suwonensis sequence GCGGCACGCGCTCGGCCAGCCGCCGGAAGGTGTCGCGGCTGTCGTAACCAGACCCGTCCTTGAGGTACATGTCGTACATGGACAGCAGCTCCCCGCAGGCCGCGGCGAGCCCGCGCTGGCTGCCGGCGGCCAGCGCCTTCCCGACCCGGTCGAAGGCGTGCAGGCAATCCGAGAGCCAGAGCAGGTCGTAGCGGGCCTTGTTCGGCTCCGGGCCATGGTGGCCGCGGGTGTAGGCGCTGTAGTGCCTGATCGCCACCGCCACGCGCGCGACGTGCTCGAACAGCGTGCCGACCTCCCCGGAGATGTCGAGGCTGTCGACCACGACCGTCGGCAGCGGCCGCTCCGCCTGCGCCTGGTCCCGGGCCTCGAGCGACCGCCTGAGCTCGGCGTGCTCGCGCTGCAGGGCATCGAACCGGGCCGCGACCGCGGCGGCCTTGTCCTCCAGGCGGCGCAGGGCGGCGCGATAGCGTGCGTTGCGTTCCTGGGTCTCGGCATGCTCCTGACGCTCGCGGCGCAGGCGCCTGCCCAGGCCGGCCGCCAGCAGGGTGGCTGCAATGGCCCAGCCAGCGAGGATCGCCATAAGGACGAGCGGGAAAATGTTCATTCGGCTCGGAGGGGAGTGGACGGACGGTGGCGTGTCCCCTGGTGGACGATGCGCGCCGGGCGGCACCCAGCGGACCGGGAGACCATGACTAGATCGGCCGGCCCGGGAATATCCTGAGCCCGCACCGCATGCGGCGCGGCGACCGGGTCAAGGCCGCCAGTTGGCGTTGTTCTCCCAGAACTCGACGCTGCGCCGGTAGGCCTCGCGGTCCAGCGGCACGCCCGAGCCACCCTCCTCCACGCCCAGCGCGTTGCGCATCATGGTGACCGGCGCCATCGGGATCTCCTCCGGCAGCGCGGTGTACAGGCAGCCGACCACGCCCCAGTCGGCCTCGATCGGCGAGCCTTCCGCCGCCAGCTGCCCGCGGCTGTAGAGGATGACGACCAGATAGTCGGCGACCGGCGGCTCCACGCCCTCGAACCAGCGCACGAGCACCGGCAACTCCTGCTTCGTGCGCGCCTCGTAGGCGGAACGCAGCCGGTGCCGGTTGGCGTCGGTGACCGGCACGGTCAGGCAGCGGGTGGCGGTCCAGTTGCGGTGCACGTGCAGCTTGCAGAACGGCGCATAGCCGTCGAGCACCTTCAGCGGCGCATGCTCGTTGAGGTAGCGCTCGAATTCATCCGGCGTGCAGTCCTGGATGGTGTTGCCGCGCGGTTGCCGCGGGAACAGGCGGGCACGGGCGAAGGGGGTGAGGAAGATCGACATGCGGGAGGCGGGCCGTGGCGTCGGGCGAGTCTAGCGGCGGGCGGGCGCGCCACGCACGCCCAAGACTCCGACCAGCCCACGATCCACGACCGGATCATGCCCGCGACCGCGGGGGTCAGGCGGACCGGCGCCGCCCGGGCCCACGCCCGGATATGCGCCTCCAACTTCACATCCATCGCGATAAAGAGATATTATCCCGGCACCGTCCGCCCGACCCGCCGCGATGACCCCGCTCAGCTTCGAGTTCTACCCCCCCAAGACCGACGAGCAGCGCGCCCAGCTCGACCGTGCCGCAGCGAAGCTGAGGCCGTACGCCCCCGATTACGTGTCCTGCACCTTCGGCGCCGGCGGCTCGACCCTGAGCTACACCTCCGAGACGGTGCGCCACCTCAACCAGCACCATGGCTTCGAGGCCGCGCCGCACCTGTCCTGCGTCGGCGGCAACCGCGAGGAGATCCGCGAACTGCTCAAGCTCTACCGCGCGATCGGCTGTCGCCGCATCGTCGCCCTGCGCGGCGACCTGCCCTCGGGCATGGGCCATCCCGGTGACCTGCGCTATGCCGCCGAGCTGGTCGAACTGATCCGCGCCGAGCACGGCGACCGCTTCCGCATCGAGGTGGCCGCCTACCCGGAGACCCATCCCCAGGCCGAGGACGCCCTGGCCGACCTGCGCCACTTCAAGGCCAAGGTCGAGGCCGGCGCCGACGCGGCGATCACCCAGTACTTCTACAACGCCGACGCCTACTTCCGCTTCGTCAACGACGTGCGCCGGCTCGGCGTGGACATCCCGATCGTGCCCGGGATCATGCCGATTTCCAATTTCGCCCAGCTGCGCCGCTTCTCCGAGGCCTGCGGTGCGGAGATCCCGCGCTGGATCGGCAAGCGCATGCAGGCCTTCGGCGACGACGCGGCGGCGGTGCGCGAGTTCGGCGCCGACGTGGTCGCCGACCTGTGCCGCCAGCTGGTCGCGGGCGGCGCGCCCGGCCTGCACTTCTACACCCTGAACCTGGCCAAGCCGACCGAGGCCGTGCTGGCCAGGCTGTGACGGGGGCGCTTCTCGCGGCCGCCCGCTCCGGCTAGGCTGCGGCCGCATGTGCCGCTTCCTGCTGCTCCTGTCCGGAACCCTGCTGGTGAGCCTGCCCGCTTCGGCGCACGCGCAGCCGGTGCAGCGCTGCATCGGGCCGGACGGTCGCGCCGTCTACACCGACCGCCGCTGCGACGACATCGGCGCGGTCGAACGCCTGCCCCCTGCCGCCGCCGGCGAGGGCCCGCGGCTGTTCCGCGGCGGTTGCCCGCACCTGCTCAGCCAGCTGGTCGGCGAGATCGGCGCGGCGATCCAGGGCCGCGACGTCAACCGGCTGGCCAGCGTCTACGACTGGAGCGGCGTGTCCAATGCCTCCGCCGGGCGGCTGCTCGACCGGCTCGAAGGCATCGTGCAACGGCCGCTGGTGGACATCGCGCCGGTCTATGGCGGCGACGTGGGCGTCGCCGCTGCGACCGGCCCGGCGCCCGCCCCCATGGCCGCGGCGCCAGCGGACGACAGCCCGCCGCCTACCGGACCGGACGCCTGGATGCCGAGCTGGAGCGGCCGGATGCGCAGTGCCGTTCCGGCCGACGGTGCGGATGCCGTTGCCGATGCCGGCCCCGACGCCGGCACGCTGCCCGCACCGCCACCGGCACCCGCCCGGCCGCGGCCGGTGGCGCTGCGCATCGAACAGACCCTGGCCGGCGGCACCACGCCCACGCGCACGGTGTTCGGCCTGCGGCGCCACTACGGCTGCTTCTGGATCACTTTGTAGGAGCCGGGTTCAGCCGGCGACACGGGCGTCGGGATCACGAGGGCGTCGCCTGTGCCAACGACGTCGGGTCGCCGGCTGAACCCGGCTCCTACAACAGCAGCGCCAATGCGCTTTCTGTAGGAGCTGACTTCAGTCGGCGACACGGGCGTCGGAAACACAAGGGTGTCGCCTGTGCCAACGCGCGTCGGGTCACCGATGGATCGCCCCTGCACACCCAGGACCGGCCTGCCACCACCGCTTGCGGCAGAATGGCCCCGTCCCCGCACGGAGCAGGCCGATGCAGTTCCCGGAGAAGATCTGGCACAACGGCGCGATCAAGCCCTGGGCCGAGGCCACCACCCACGTGATGGCGCACGCGATCCACTACGGCTCCTCGGTGTTCGAGGGCCTCCGCGCCTACGACACGCCGAACGGCACGGCGATCTTCCGCCTGAGCGACCACAACCGGCGCCTGTTCAATTCAGCGAAGATCTACGACATCGCGATCCCGTACACGCTGGAGCAGATCAACGCCGCCTGCCGCGACATCGTCAAGGCCAACGGCCTGCGCAGCGCCTACCTGCGCCCGGTCGCGTTCCGCGGCGTGGGCAGCGTCGGCATCGCCGCCGAGACGCCGATCGACGTGGCGGTGGCCGCGCTGGACTTCGGCCGTTACCTCGGCGCCGAGGCGCTGGAACAGGGCATCGACGCCTGCGTCTCCAGCTGGCAGCGGTTCGCGCCCAACACCGTGCCGGCCGGGGCCAAGGCCGGCGGCAACTACCTGTCCGGGCAGCTGGTCACGCGCGAGGCGCGCCGGCACGGCTATGGCGAAGGCATCGCGCTGGCCTCGACCGGGCTGCTCAGCGAAGGCGCCGGCGAGAACCTGTTCCTGGTCTTCGACGGCGCGCTGCACACCACGCCGGCCAGCGCCTCGATCCTGGCCGGTATCACACGCGACTCGATCATCAAGCTCGCCCGCGACGCCGGCATCGAAGTGATCGAGCGCGACCTCCCGCGCGAGTACCTGTACCTGTGCGACGAGCTGCTGATGTGCGGCACCGCCGCCGAGATCACCCCGCTGCGCTCGGTCGACGGCAAGCCGGTCGGCGACGGCGCGCCCGGGCCGGTGACGCGGCGTGTGCAGGAGCTGTTCTTCGGCCTGTTCGACGGCAGCACGCCGGACACGCGCGGCTGGCTGGAGTACATCTGAAGCCACGGCACTGCCGCTGCGCATAGAAAGCGGGCGCTGGCCGGACCCCGTGTGCAGGAGCCGGGTTCAGCCGGCGACACGACGCCGTCGGCACAGGCGACGCCTTCGTGGTCCCGACGCCCGTGTCGCCGACTGAAGTCAGCTCCTACAGAAGAGCGGCCGCGCTGTGGCTGTTGTAGGAGCCGGGTTCAGCCGGCGACACGACGCCGTCGGCACAGGCGACGCCCTCGTGGTTCCGACGCCCGTGTCGCCGACTGAAGTCAGCTCCTACAGAAGAGCGGCCGCGCCACGGCTGTTGTAGGAGCCGGGTTCAGCCGGCGACGCGACGCCCTCGGCACAGGCAACGCCCTCGTGGTCCCGACGCCCGTGTCGTCGACTGAAGTCAGCTCCTACAGAAGAGCGGCCGCGCTGTGGCTGATGTAGGAGCCGGGTTCAGCCGGCGACACGACGCCGTCGGCACAGGCGACGCCCCCGTGGTTCCGACGCCCGTGTCGCCGACTGAAGTCAGCTCCTACAGAAGAGCGGCCGCGCTGTGGCTGTTGCAGGGGCCGGGTTCAGCCGGCGACCCGACGCCATCGGCACAGGCGACGCCCCCGTGGTTCCAACGCCCGTGTCGCCGACTGAAGTCAGCTCCTACAGGAGAGCGGCCGCGCTGTGGCTGTTGTAGGAGCCGGGTTCAGCCGGCGACCCGACGCCGTCGGCACAGGCGACGCCCCCACGCCTCAGACACCCGAGCCGCCATGCCGGCTCCTGCAACAGGAAACCACGGCAGCGCCCACGCGAAACACGGCTTCAGGCTTCGGTGCCGTCCGTTTCAACGTCGGCCGGGATCGCGCCGCCGAACGACAGCATCGCCACCACCCCGTGTTCGCCGTCATGGCGCGGCTGGACGCTGACGTCCCAGCCGTACAGGTCGCATAGCCGGCCCACGATCGACAGGCCGATGCCGGCGCCCTGCGAATGCCCGGCATGGGTCCCGCGGTAGCCGCGCTGGAACAGGCGCGCGGCGTCCTCCTCGCTCAGGCCGGGGCCGGTGTCGACCACCTCGACCCCGTTGGGCAGCAGGCGCACCACGATCTCACCCTGCGGGGTGTACTTGACCGCGTTGCCGACCAGGTTGCCCAGAGCCACCGACAGCGCCGCCTCCGGCGCCTCGATCACCAGGCCCTGCTCGCCCTCCATGCGCAATTCCAGCGGCTTGCCGCCGAGCTGGGCACGGTGCGAGTCCAGCAGCTGCTCGGCGACCTTGGCCACGTCGCTGCTGCCCTGGCCGCGCTCGTTGCGCGACAGCAGCAGCAGCGAGCCGATCAGGTCGCTGCACTGCTGCTCGGCGCGCTGGATGCGCTGCAGGCGCGCGCGGGTGCGCTCGTCCAGGTCCGGGCGCGACAGCAGCAGTTCCACCGCGCCCTTGATCACCGCCAGCGGCGTGCGCAGCTCGTGGCTGACGTCGGCGTTGAACTCGCGGTCGCGCTGGACCACTTCGGTCAGGCGCAGGGCGTAGTCGTCCAGTGCCTCGGCCAGCTGGCCGACCTCGTCCTCCGGGAAATGCGCCGCCAGCCGCCGCGGATGGCTGCTGCCGCGGTAGGCGCGCAGGCGCGCGGCCAGTTCGGTCACCGGCCGCATCACCCGCGCCGCCGACCACCAGCCGATCACCAGCGACAGCGCGCTGAACAGCAGGATCGAGACGAACAGCGCGCGCTTGAGCTGGACCTCGCCGCGCATGGTCTGGGTCATGTCGTAGGCGAGGAAGAACCACTCGTCGGGGGTCTTGCGCACCGCCAGCTTGTAGGCGAACGGCTGCCCGACCTCGTCGCGTCCGCTGATGCTGTGGATGCCGTCGGGCAACTCATACCAGTCCGGTTCGTCGCGGCGCAGCTGCTCGAAGCCCTCGCGGGTGACCACCCGGCCGTACATCTGCTGCACCGGCAGCTCCGGCCTGGCGTTACCTGGGTCCAGGTAGAACCGACGCGCGTACTCGTCGATGTTCTTGTTCATCACGTCCTCGACCAGCTGGCTCTCCACGCGCTGGCGCGCGTAGTCGGTCAGGAACGCGAACAGCGCCGTCAGGCCGGTGCCCAGCAGCAGGAACGAGAGGATGATGCGGGTGCGCAGCCGCCGGCGGAAACGCCTGTGCCCGCGCGGGACCGGTGCGGCGCCGTCAGGTGCCGCCATCGGGAGCCGCGATGCGGTAGCCGATGCCATGCCGGGTCTGGATGTAGGGGACGGGGAACGGCTTGTCGACCACGGCGCGCAGGCCGTGGATATGCACGCGCAGCGAATCCGAATCCGGCAGCTCCTCGCCCCAGACCCGGGTTTCCAGTTCCTGGCGGGTAACCACCGCCGGGGAGGCTTCCATCAGCGCCTGCAGGATCTTCAGCGCGGTCGGGTTGAGCTGCAGCAGCCGGCCCTCGCGGCGGACCTCGAGCGTGTCCAGGTTGTATTCCAGGTCGCCGGTGTTGAGCACCCGGGTCTGCACGCCCTTGCCGCGCCGCGACAGCGCGTTGAGCCGGACCTCGACCTCCTGCAGCGCGAACGGCTTGATCAGGTAGTCGTCGGCGCCGGAGTCGAAGCCGGCCAGCTTGTTCTCCAGGCTGTCGCGCGCGGTGAGCATCAGCACCGGGGTCTGCTTGCGCGCCTCGTTGCGCAGCTTGCGGCAGACCTCGATCCCATCCATGCCCGGCAGGTTCAGGTCGAGCACGATCGCATCGAAGTCGTGGACCACGGCCAGGTGCAGCCCGGTCACGCCGTCGGCGGCGAAGTCCACGGTGTGGCCGCGATCCTCGAGGTAGTCGCCGAGGTTGGCGGCGATGTCGCTGTTGTCTTCGATGACGAGGATGCGCACGGGTTTCCTCTTAGTTGGCCTGCGGCAGGCCGTAGCCACGCTTGCTCTGCAGCGCGTCGAGCGTCTGTTCACGCATCCGCCGGCGCTCGGCCACAGTCATGCAGTTATTGGTGGGGCGGTGCGACCCGACCCGCTTCTCGCGGATGCAGACCAGGCGGCTGTCCTCGTGCGCCCGGGTCAGCAGGGTATTGATCCTTTCCTGCTCGTTGAATACTTCCACCTTGGCCGCTTCTGACAGCTGGTCGGCCGACTGCGCGTCCCCCAGGAGGCTGGAAATACGGTCCAGCGAAGCGGCCACCTGTTGCCGGTCGGCTGCGGAAATCTCGCTGTAGGTCTTGCCGTCGGCGAGCGCACCGACTATCGCCTGGCGCTGCGCCTCGAACGACCTGCTCAGGTCCAGCCCCTTGTCCGGGGAGAAACCGTTGCCACCGGACTGGACGGTGGCGCCTGCGGCGAGCGGCGCCAGGGCAAGAAGGGAAGCCAGGACCAGCTTGTACATCCAGAACCTCATGGGTGGTGGGATGGCGGGAAGTTCACGGCACGCGGGGCGTGCCGCCTCCCGATTCTGCCTGTCGTTCCGAAGCCGGGCAAACGCCTGCCGCGGATACAAAAAGGCCCAGGCTGGGGAGACCGCCTGGGCCAAAGGATTGCCCCGATTACCGTATCTCGTATGACGACCGGGGCAGGATGGCCCCGGCTGACGAAGGAGCTGCGGTCCGACGGAGCGTAAGCCCGATTCGATTAAAGGGGTGTTAAATCCGCGGGCCCGGATCCAGCCCGGTGTCCGGGGCCTCGAATCATCCTATTGATTTATATAGTTTTTATGAAAGGAAACGTGGTCGATAATGGCGCCGGCCACGTCCACCCCGCACACCCCCTCGACCCCTTCCAGCCCCGGCGTCGAGTTGACCTCCAGCACCAGCGGGCCGCGCGCCGAGCGGATCAGGTCCACGCCGGCCACGCCCAGGCCCAGCGCCTGCGCCGAACGTACCGCCACCGCCTGCTCCTCGGCGCTGGCCTCGGCCGCGAAGCCCTCGCCGCCGCGGTGCAGGTTGGAGCGGAACTCGCCCTCGGCCGCCTGCCGCCGCATCGCCGCCACCACCCGGTCGCCGACCACGAAGCAGCGCAGGTCCGCGCCGCCGGCCTCGGCCACGAACTCCTGGACCAGGAAGCTGGCGTACAACCCGCGCAGGGTCTCGACCACCGCGCGCGAGGCCGATGCCTTCTCGGTCAGCATCACCCCGGCGCCCTGGGTGCCCTCGTTGAGCTTGACCACGTGCGGTGGCGGGCCGAGCAGCGAGAGCAGGTCGGCGGTGTCGTCCGGGTTGTCGCCGAACACGGTGGTCGGCAATCCAATACCCTGCGCGGCCAGCAACTGGTGGCTGCGCAGCTTGTCGCGCGCGCGCAGGATCGCGTCGGACGGGTTGGGGGTGTAGCAGCCCATCAGTTCGAACTGGCGCAGCACCGCGGTGGCGTAGCGGGTGATCGACGCGCCGATCCTGGGGATCACCACGTCGTAGCCGGCCACCGGGCGACCCTTGTAGCGCATGGCGAAGCCGCCGGGCGCGATGCGCATGTAGCAGCGCAGCGGGTCGAGCACGCGCACGCTGTGGCCGCGCGCGCGCGCGGCCTCGACCAGCCGGCGGGTGGAATACAGCGAGGCGTTGCGGGAGAGGATCGCCAGCTTCATCGGCGCGTCACCGGCCGGGGGAGTCCTTGAACGCGAAACGCCGCGGAACGGCTCCGCGGCGTCAGGCGATGGATGGAGCGGGTGATGGGAATCGAACCCACGTTAGCAGCTTGGGAAGCTGCAGTTCTACCATTGAACTACACCCGCGCGGGATCGGCAGTCTATGCGCCGGCGGGGCACCGGCGCAACGCCGCGCGGAGGCGCCGGGCGCGGCGCATCCGCACGGTGGGGCGGCTCAGAAGCTGCCGCCGAGGGTGAGGAACAGGCCGCTGTCGCTGCCGCCCTTCTGGCCGACGGTCGCGCGCGCGCCGAGGTCGGCTTCCAGCCCGAACAGGCCGAAGCGTGCGCCCAGCACCAGCGTGCCGTGGTCGCCGTCGAACTGCGCCGCGGGCACCGCGTACTCCATCCCCGGCAGGGTCTGCAGCTGCGCGAACGCCTCGGCCGGCGCGTCCTCGAACTCGTGGTCCCAGGTCGCGCGCAGGTACGGCTGCCAGCCGCCCGCGTCGTAGCGGGCCTGCCAGCCGAGGCTGCCGACCAGCGAGTCCAGGCTCTGGTCCGGGTAGGCCAGCGCGCTGGAGGACGGGTTGTCCTCGCTGTAGCCGTCCACGTCGATCGTCTGCCAGAGCAGGCCGGCAACCGGACCGTGGCGCAGCGCGCCTTCGCCGAAGTCGTAGCCGCCGTTGACGCCGAAGGCGGTGTTGCTGCCGTCGGCCGAGCCGGCGTGCCGGCGCATCGACGGGCCCATGCGCACGCCGCGGGTCACGTCGTAGTCGAGCGTGGTGTAGCTGAGCTGGGCGTTGACCCAGCTGCGCCCGCCGTACCAGCCGAGGAAGCCGCCGAAGGTGGCGTCGGCCTGGCGGAAGTCGCCACGGTTGCCGCCGAAATCCGCATCCAGGCGGCCATAGCCGAGGAAGCCGCCGGCGACCAGGCCGTCGCCGCTGGCCCAGTCCAGGCCGAACAGGCCCGCCGGCGCCAGGCCGTCGAAGAGGTCGGCATGGTCATGGCGCAGGTAGTCGCCGCGCAGCCCGCCCCACCAGCGCAGGCCCGCCGCTTCCGGCGCCTCTGCCAGGTGGAAGGCCACCTGGTCGGCGCGGCTGCGGCCGACGATCCTGGCCGAGTGCGGCAGGATCCCGATCAGCTGCGGACCTTCCAGCACCGAGATCGCATAGTCGGCCAGGATCGCGTGCGCGGCCGCGCTGGGATGCACGCCGTCGGCGAACAGGTAGGTGCTGGCCGCGTCCGGCGCCACCAGCGAGGACGGATTGCAGGTCAGCGAACTGCCGTCCGGCGGCAGGCAGGCGGTCTGGGTGACATTGCGCAGGCCATAGGTGGCCGGGCTGGCCACCACTTCGCGCAGCATGCTGAAGGTGTCCAGCGGGATCACCCGGTAACCGTTCTGCGCCAGCGCGCCGTACATGGCGGCATTGTAGGTAGTGGCCAGCTGGGTCAGCGCCGCCTGCCCCGCCGGGCCGGCGGCGATCGCGTTGGGGGTGATGCCCATGTCCGGCAGGCTCGGCACCAGGATGTAGCGCGCGCCGGCCGCGTCCAGGGTGCCGACGATCTGGACCACGCCACCGACCGCGGTGGCGATGGTCTGCTGCGGCGGCGCGCCGGCGCCGGCGATCGCGAAGATATCGTTGGCGCCGGTCCACACCGTGTACAGCGTGCCCGGGTCGGCCCTGCCGCCGTTGGCCGCCAGGTAGCGGCCGACCTGGGCCACGGTCGATTCGGCCGCGCCGTTCTGCACCGTCACCCGCGAGCCGCCCTGGGCGTAGTTGTCGCCCCCCTGGTTGGCGGTGCGGCCGTCGCCGTCGTAGCGCTCGGCCACGTACTCGGCCCAGACCCAGGCCGGGTTGGTGGTGAACTTGCCGGTGATCGGGCGCACCGCCGGCGGCAACTGGTTCTGGAAGTGGCCCGAGTCAGTGAGGCTGTCGCCGAAGAACACGGCGCCTTTGAACTCCCCCGCAAGGGCCGGAGCGGCCGCGAGGGCCAGGGCAACGGCGAGAGTCGAGCGGAGTGGGCGGGGAGCGGACATTGAATCTCCTTTGGGGTGGCTTTCGGGGCCATCTGGCCAGACTGCGCCGGACGTACGGCTACGCATGGTTGCCATGGTCCGCCCATACCGATCCGCGTTCACGCTGCGCTGCGGCAAGCGGCCGCGGTCGCGGCGAAGCCTCCGGTGCGACAATGCGCGCATGGACATCGCATTGAACGGGGAGCCGCGCACCCTCCAGGCCGGCACGACGGTGACGGGGCTGCTGCAAGCCGAAGGTCTGGCCGGGCGCCGGGTCGCGGTCGAGGTGAACGGCGAGATCGTGCCGCGCGGAGCGCACGCCGGCCGCGAACTGCATGCCGGCGACGTGGTCGAGATCGTGCACGCCCTGGGCGGTGGCTGAACACCGACCCGGCGGCAGCGCCTCGCACAGGCGAGGCGCCTCTGCACGACGATGCCGTCGGGCGTCGAGGCACCCGCCGGTGCCTCCCGCCAAGCGGCGGTCAGGCGATCAGTACCGCCCGACCACGTTGAGGAAGAAGCCCTGGTGGTCGTAGTCGAAGTTGGTGAGGTCGTCGCTGAAACGGGTGAAGTTGTAGCCGACGCCCACCCGGAAGTTGCGGCCCAGGTCGCGATCCACGCCCGCCAGGAAGCCGGACTTGGCGCCGCCGTCGTCCACGTCCAGCCAGCGGTACTCGCCGAGCGCATGCCATTGCCCGCCGATGTCGTAACGCACCTGGCCGGCGGCAAAGGTGGTGGCGGAATCCGCCCACGCGCCCACCAATCGGCCCATGCGCACCTCGCCTTCGCGTCGCGCCAGCTTGGCGGCGAGCTCCCAGCGGTCGTCGGCCTTGAACACGCCCTCCATCGACAGCACCTGGCTGCGCTGGTCGTAGTCGGCCACGTTGACGCCCTCCTGTGACAACGCGGACACGTCGTACAGGTAGGTGTAGCGGCCGAACATC is a genomic window containing:
- a CDS encoding response regulator transcription factor — encoded protein: MRILVIEDNSDIAANLGDYLEDRGHTVDFAADGVTGLHLAVVHDFDAIVLDLNLPGMDGIEVCRKLRNEARKQTPVLMLTARDSLENKLAGFDSGADDYLIKPFALQEVEVRLNALSRRGKGVQTRVLNTGDLEYNLDTLEVRREGRLLQLNPTALKILQALMEASPAVVTRQELETRVWGEELPDSDSLRVHIHGLRAVVDKPFPVPYIQTRHGIGYRIAAPDGGT
- the rimK gene encoding 30S ribosomal protein S6--L-glutamate ligase, yielding MKLAILSRNASLYSTRRLVEAARARGHSVRVLDPLRCYMRIAPGGFAMRYKGRPVAGYDVVIPRIGASITRYATAVLRQFELMGCYTPNPSDAILRARDKLRSHQLLAAQGIGLPTTVFGDNPDDTADLLSLLGPPPHVVKLNEGTQGAGVMLTEKASASRAVVETLRGLYASFLVQEFVAEAGGADLRCFVVGDRVVAAMRRQAAEGEFRSNLHRGGEGFAAEASAEEQAVAVRSAQALGLGVAGVDLIRSARGPLVLEVNSTPGLEGVEGVCGVDVAGAIIDHVSFHKNYINQ
- a CDS encoding sensor histidine kinase, giving the protein MAAPDGAAPVPRGHRRFRRRLRTRIILSFLLLGTGLTALFAFLTDYARQRVESQLVEDVMNKNIDEYARRFYLDPGNARPELPVQQMYGRVVTREGFEQLRRDEPDWYELPDGIHSISGRDEVGQPFAYKLAVRKTPDEWFFLAYDMTQTMRGEVQLKRALFVSILLFSALSLVIGWWSAARVMRPVTELAARLRAYRGSSHPRRLAAHFPEDEVGQLAEALDDYALRLTEVVQRDREFNADVSHELRTPLAVIKGAVELLLSRPDLDERTRARLQRIQRAEQQCSDLIGSLLLLSRNERGQGSSDVAKVAEQLLDSHRAQLGGKPLELRMEGEQGLVIEAPEAALSVALGNLVGNAVKYTPQGEIVVRLLPNGVEVVDTGPGLSEEDAARLFQRGYRGTHAGHSQGAGIGLSIVGRLCDLYGWDVSVQPRHDGEHGVVAMLSFGGAIPADVETDGTEA
- a CDS encoding DUF3228 family protein, with product MSIFLTPFARARLFPRQPRGNTIQDCTPDEFERYLNEHAPLKVLDGYAPFCKLHVHRNWTATRCLTVPVTDANRHRLRSAYEARTKQELPVLVRWFEGVEPPVADYLVVILYSRGQLAAEGSPIEADWGVVGCLYTALPEEIPMAPVTMMRNALGVEEGGSGVPLDREAYRRSVEFWENNANWRP
- the thiS gene encoding sulfur carrier protein ThiS, which produces MDIALNGEPRTLQAGTTVTGLLQAEGLAGRRVAVEVNGEIVPRGAHAGRELHAGDVVEIVHALGGG
- the metF gene encoding methylenetetrahydrofolate reductase [NAD(P)H] — encoded protein: MTPLSFEFYPPKTDEQRAQLDRAAAKLRPYAPDYVSCTFGAGGSTLSYTSETVRHLNQHHGFEAAPHLSCVGGNREEIRELLKLYRAIGCRRIVALRGDLPSGMGHPGDLRYAAELVELIRAEHGDRFRIEVAAYPETHPQAEDALADLRHFKAKVEAGADAAITQYFYNADAYFRFVNDVRRLGVDIPIVPGIMPISNFAQLRRFSEACGAEIPRWIGKRMQAFGDDAAAVREFGADVVADLCRQLVAGGAPGLHFYTLNLAKPTEAVLARL
- a CDS encoding branched-chain amino acid transaminase, which produces MQFPEKIWHNGAIKPWAEATTHVMAHAIHYGSSVFEGLRAYDTPNGTAIFRLSDHNRRLFNSAKIYDIAIPYTLEQINAACRDIVKANGLRSAYLRPVAFRGVGSVGIAAETPIDVAVAALDFGRYLGAEALEQGIDACVSSWQRFAPNTVPAGAKAGGNYLSGQLVTREARRHGYGEGIALASTGLLSEGAGENLFLVFDGALHTTPASASILAGITRDSIIKLARDAGIEVIERDLPREYLYLCDELLMCGTAAEITPLRSVDGKPVGDGAPGPVTRRVQELFFGLFDGSTPDTRGWLEYI
- a CDS encoding autotransporter domain-containing esterase, translating into MSAPRPLRSTLAVALALAAAPALAGEFKGAVFFGDSLTDSGHFQNQLPPAVRPITGKFTTNPAWVWAEYVAERYDGDGRTANQGGDNYAQGGSRVTVQNGAAESTVAQVGRYLAANGGRADPGTLYTVWTGANDIFAIAGAGAPPQQTIATAVGGVVQIVGTLDAAGARYILVPSLPDMGITPNAIAAGPAGQAALTQLATTYNAAMYGALAQNGYRVIPLDTFSMLREVVASPATYGLRNVTQTACLPPDGSSLTCNPSSLVAPDAASTYLFADGVHPSAAAHAILADYAISVLEGPQLIGILPHSARIVGRSRADQVAFHLAEAPEAAGLRWWGGLRGDYLRHDHADLFDGLAPAGLFGLDWASGDGLVAGGFLGYGRLDADFGGNRGDFRQADATFGGFLGWYGGRSWVNAQLSYTTLDYDVTRGVRMGPSMRRHAGSADGSNTAFGVNGGYDFGEGALRHGPVAGLLWQTIDVDGYSEDNPSSSALAYPDQSLDSLVGSLGWQARYDAGGWQPYLRATWDHEFEDAPAEAFAQLQTLPGMEYAVPAAQFDGDHGTLVLGARFGLFGLEADLGARATVGQKGGSDSGLFLTLGGSF